From the Streptomyces sp. Sge12 genome, the window CGCCCACCACCAGACCGTCCGTGACACCGCTCCCCCTCGACCCCGATCGCCCCGGGAGCGGTCTGCCGTGCAGAGCCGCGCGTCCCCCCGGACGTCACGATGGTCCCACGCCGCCCCCGGAGCCGGACACGGCGTCAGTCGTCCATGGCCAGGCGGTACAGCGTCGCAAGCGCGTCGTCGATGGGGTGGGGCTGCGGCGTACCGGAAGAGTCGAGGCTGTTCCACCTCTGCAGGTTCACCGCGACTGCCATCTGCCGCGCGCCGTCGGCACGGGTCATGGCCAGCGCTCCCCCGCCCCAGACCGTGCCGCCGTGCCCCCAGTAGGTGCTCCGGCCCGGGCCTTCCATCGGGTGCAGGCCGAGGCCGTAGTCGATCGTCCTCCCCTCTTGGGAGACGACCGGGACCGTGCGTTGCATCTGCGCCAGCGACGACGGGCCGACGATCTCCCCGGCCAGCAGCAGGCCGTAGAAGCGGTTGAGGTCCGCGACGGTCGATATCAGTGAGGCCGACGGCCCCACCCACGACATGTCGTAGACGCTGTAGTCGCGCGGCGGGTCGATCATGCCGAACCACGCCTCGTAGAGCTGCGAGTGCGGCCCGTCGACGTACGGTCCGGCGGGGAGTCGGGTGTCCCGGAGCCCGGCGCGCTCGATGACGTTCCGGGTGATGTACTGCTCGGCCGTAGTGCCGGTCACCTGTTCCAGGAGTTCGACGAGGAGCAGGTAGTTGGTGTTGGAGTACACCCCCGGCCGACCGCCCGGGGTGCCGACGGCAGGTGCGGCGACGCCCATCCCGATCAGTTCGGTGGGGTCGAACCGCGTGAACCGGTGGTCGTCCAGGCTCTGGGGTCCGGTGTCCGCGAGGGCGGGGAACGCCTTGAGGGAGGGGTAGGCGTACGGGAGGTACTCGGCGAGGCCGCTGGTGTGGTCGAGCAGCATCCGGACCGTGATCGCGGCACCGCGTTCGCCGGGCACCAGCTTCGGAAGGTACCGGCCGATCGGTACGTCGAGGCCGATCCGGCCGCTCTCGACCTGCTGCAGGACCGCCGCGGCAGTGAACGTCTTGGTGATGCTGCCGACGCGGTGGCGCATGTCGGCGCAGACGGGGCGGCCGGTGGCGACATCGGCGACCCCCGCGGCGCCGCGCCAGACCCGGTCGCCGTCGCGCACCTCGGCGAACAGGCCCGGCATCCCGGCGCGGTGCACGTTTTCGATGGCCGCGTCCAGCGCCGCGAAATCCAGTGGGTTCTTCACGTCATGCGTCCTTTCGTCTTCCCCGGGGCGAGCTCCGCAGCGGGTCGCCCGACCCGGACAACAGGGCACGAGTGGCGTGCCGGCCCGCCCGGCACGCTCATGTCCTCATTATGCACGCGGTGCGTGCATCACTGGGTGCACCGGTAGTCTGAGATCCGGCGAGAGGAGCAAGATGGCAGGCCGAAGGCGCTGGACGACCGAAGAGATCCTGGATGCGGCGGCGGAGCTGCTGCGTACGAGCAGCGCGGATTCGTTCAGCGTGCGCAAGCTGGCCACGGTCCTCGGGACCGATTCCTCCAGCCTCTACCGGCACTTCCGCAGCAAGACCGAACTGCTGCGCGCGGTCGCCGACCGGATCCTCCTGGCCGCGATGGACGGCTACCGCCCCGAGGGCGACTGGAAGCAGCGCATCACCGCACTGGCCTGGCGCGTGCGGGAAGCCTTCGGGCAGCAGCCGCAGCTCGCCGCGATCTGGGGGCGCTACGCATCGAGCGGCACCGGCTCCCGGCTGGTCATGGAAGAGGTCCTCCAGGCCCTGCGCGCGTCGGGCCTGCCCGACGAGGAGATCCCGGGGCGCTACCACCGGATCGCGATCCTCCTCGCCGCCCTGATCGCCTCCGAGGCCGGAATCAGCACCGTCACTCCCGAGGAGCACGAACAGGGCATGGAGCTGTTCCGCGTCGCGGTACTGGGCGCCGACCCCGAACGCTTCCCGGCCCTGGCCCACTTCGCCCGCGAGGTCCGCCCGCTCGGGGCGGATCGCCGCGCCGCGTTCGAGGAGATCCTCGCCGCTCAACTCGCCGACATCGAGGCCGCGACCCACCCCAGCCACCCGGGCCGGCAGGGGCGTGGACACCCGAAGGGATAGGGATGACCGGAGGCTGCACGCCGGTCCCCCGTGCGGCAGGCCGTTCCGGGGCGCCCCTCGGGAGTGGCGGGAGTAGCCGTTGACGTACCTACGGGCGACCGGCTCGCGCCGTCCTTCCGCGGGGCCGCGGCCGCAACTGCCGGTCGGGCAGGGCGGTCACGTCACGTCACGAGGTGAAGCGACGTTCCCGCGATGCCCAGCCGTACGCTCTGGCCCCAGGTCAGCTCCAGGGCGTCGCTCTCCATTCCGTCGCCGAAGACCACCATCCGGTCCGACTCCACGGTCAGCTGCAACCCCTGCCCCTGCCCCAACTCGCCGGCGACCTTCGTCGTTCCGGTCGTGGGAGAGGGCCAGGCCTCGCGCACGAACCACAGGAGCCGCCGGTCGCAGGGTG encodes:
- a CDS encoding serine hydrolase domain-containing protein, with the translated sequence MKNPLDFAALDAAIENVHRAGMPGLFAEVRDGDRVWRGAAGVADVATGRPVCADMRHRVGSITKTFTAAAVLQQVESGRIGLDVPIGRYLPKLVPGERGAAITVRMLLDHTSGLAEYLPYAYPSLKAFPALADTGPQSLDDHRFTRFDPTELIGMGVAAPAVGTPGGRPGVYSNTNYLLLVELLEQVTGTTAEQYITRNVIERAGLRDTRLPAGPYVDGPHSQLYEAWFGMIDPPRDYSVYDMSWVGPSASLISTVADLNRFYGLLLAGEIVGPSSLAQMQRTVPVVSQEGRTIDYGLGLHPMEGPGRSTYWGHGGTVWGGGALAMTRADGARQMAVAVNLQRWNSLDSSGTPQPHPIDDALATLYRLAMDD
- a CDS encoding TetR/AcrR family transcriptional regulator produces the protein MAGRRRWTTEEILDAAAELLRTSSADSFSVRKLATVLGTDSSSLYRHFRSKTELLRAVADRILLAAMDGYRPEGDWKQRITALAWRVREAFGQQPQLAAIWGRYASSGTGSRLVMEEVLQALRASGLPDEEIPGRYHRIAILLAALIASEAGISTVTPEEHEQGMELFRVAVLGADPERFPALAHFAREVRPLGADRRAAFEEILAAQLADIEAATHPSHPGRQGRGHPKG